In Alteromonas macleodii, the sequence ACCCTAATTTTTTTGCCAGCAAGCTACTTAATGTACCTTTGCCTGCACCACTAGGACCGTCAACCGTGACTACGGGTGTGGAATGCATACCTGCTCCATCGTTTAAATTACTAAAAATCGCGCGCAATTATACGCTTTAGTGAGAGATAAGCAATGCCGCCTCTTAGTGACGGCATTGTACATTAGGATAAATCTGATTCAGATCAACGAAGCAACTAAAGAGTTAACCTACGTAGCCCTTCATTAGCCTGTGACTTATTTATACAAGGCTTTTACGCGCTATATAGAGTTTTAAAGCGGGTAAAATAGTCGGGGAAGGTTTTACGTGTACAACCTGGGTCGTTAATTGTTACCGGGGTATCGCTTAATGCAACTAGAGAAAAGCACATTGCAATACGGTGGTCGTTATACGTATCTATTTCAGCATGTTTTAGTGAATCAGTTGGCCACACTTTTATGTAGTCGTGCCCTTCTTCTACTTTCGCACCTAGCTTTTGAAGCTCGGCCGCCATAGCCGCAAGTCGGTCTGTTTCTTTAACACGCCAGTTATAGATGTTAGTCAAGGTCGTTGGACCTTCAGCAAACAGCGCTGTAGTAGCAATGGTCATGGCAGCATCCGGAATATGGTTCATATCCATGTTTACGCCTTTAAGTGGCGCACCGGTTATTTCAACAAACTCATCGTTCCATACTACCTTTGCACCCATAGCTTCTAGCACGTCAGCAAAGCGGATGTCGCCTTGAATGCTTTTCTGCCCAATTCCGGTTACGCGTACCGTTCCGCCTTTAATGGCGCCGGCTGCAAGGAAGTAAGATGCCGAAGAAGCATCGCCTTCTACCATAAATTTACCTGGCGCAACGTACTTGGCGTTGCCAGAAACCGTAAACGTCTGGTAGTTGTCATTCTCTACAGTGACGCCAAATTTAGCCATGGTGTCTAATGTGATATCGATATAAGGCTTAGACACTAATTCGCCTTTAATACGAATAGTCACATCTCCTGAAAACAGGGGGGCTGCCATTAAAAGCGCTGTTAGAAATTGACTAGACACGCTGCCATCAACCGACATTTCGCCACCGTTTAATGTCTTACCTTTAATTTGAAGCGGAGGGTAGCCTTCATTTTTAAGGTAGGTGACGTCAGCATCTGCTTCGCGTAGCGCATCAACTAAATCGCCTATTGGGCGCTCTTCCATTCGCGGTTCACCCGTTAACACGGTATCCACGTTACTCGCAGCAAGTGCTGCGCATAAAGGACGCATTGCTGTACCTGCATTACCTAGGAACAGCTCTAGTGGTTCAGCTACCTCAAATGCGCCACCATTGCCTTGCACAACGCATTGAGTTTTATCTTCGCTTAAGCGATAGCTAACACCTAACTTTGTTAGTGCATTAAGCATATGCTCAATGTCTTCGCTATCTAACAAGTTTGTTAGTTCAGTTTCGCCTTCAGCTAACGCGGCAAGCAGTAGCGCTCGGTTAGACAGACTTTTTGAGCCAGGTACATTGACCTCTCCCGATACTTTTGCAATCGGGTCTAATGTTAACTGCTCCATTTTATCCATTCACTCTTTCAAATTCGCGCATAAATTCAACTAGCGCAACAATGCCCTCTACCGGCATTGCATTATAAATACTGGCACGCATGCCCCCTACCGAACGATGTCCTTTCAATGCAAGTAAACCTGCATCTTGCGATTGCTCAAGGAATAGCTTATCTAAATCAGGATTAGCCAAATGAAACGGCACGTTCATTTTAGAACGGTTGTCAGGATGAACTTTACTTGAATAGAAATCAGAACTATCAATGGCAGAATACAAAAGTGCAGACTTCTCTGCATTGAGCTTCGCCATAGCATCAACGCCGCCCATGTCTTTAAGCCACTCAAATACAAGCCCAGCTAAATACCATGAGAAAGTAGGCGGTGTGTTGTACATAGAGTCTGATTTTGCCGCTAATGCGTAGTCGAAAATAGAGGGCGTTTCTTTACGCGCTTTACCAACGAGGTCTTCGCGAACAATGACCACAGACAAACCGCTTGGCCCGATATTCTTTTGTGCGCCGGCGTATATAACACCGTGTTTTGCCACGTCTAGCGGTTGTGACAATATCGTCGAGGACATGTCAGAAACCAGCGGCACATTACCAGATTCGGGCAGCCATTCATAAGCAATGCCATCTACCGTTTCGTTTGGACAAAAATGATAGTAGGCCGCAGACTGATCGATATCGCTAACATCAGGCTTAGCGATATAGTGAAGCCCGTCTTTTTCTGTAACGTCGCCCACAACTACCGCATTATTGTATTTATTCGCTTCACTCACCGCGCCTTTTGACCAAGAGCCGCTCACTAAGTGAAGGCTGGTATCACCAGCGGATGATAAATTGAGGGGAACAGCAGCAAATTGACCGCGTCCACCACCATGTGTGAAAAGCACATGGTAGTTAGACGGCACAGATAGCAAGTCACGCAAATCCTGCTCTGCTTTTGCGGCTATCTCAATGAAGTCTTTACCACGATGGCTAACTTCCATTACAGAACAGCCTAAATCGCGCCAATTTGTAAATTCTGATTGTGCCTTTTCCATCACTTCTTTAGGAAGCATGGCCGGCCCAGCACTAAAGTTAAAAACCTCTTTCATTGCGTTTTTCAACACCTGTAGATAAGCACCGTTCAACCCGCTTTATAACAAACATTTTGCGGGCCTATTAGGTAAACAAGCGGCAAAAGCCGCTTGTTTGAAAGAACACTGATAATGCGCAAGTATGAATACCTGCGCCCTATCCCTACTCTTCTGTCGTTGAGCCGTCACCGTCTTCTGCGGTGTTCTCTTGCTCTTGAACAGCAGTTTCTGCTTGTTCTGGCGCATCTTCTGAAATGATTGGGTTACCGTCCTCATCGAGTTCCTGTAACTCTGCCACTTCTTCAATACGCTGTAACCCTACAACGTGCTCACCTTCTACTGTACGTATCAAGCGAACGCCCTGTGTGTTACGGCCTACTACTGACACTTCGCCTACACGGGTACGAACCAGTGTACCTTGGTCACTAATAAGCATAATTTCGTTGGTTTCGTCTACCTGAACCGCACCAACCACTTTACCGTTACGCTCGGACACCTTGATTGACACAACACCTTGTGTCGCACGGCTCTTCGCAGGGTAATCTTCAAGTGGAGTACGCTTACCGAAACCATTCTCTGTCGCTGTCAGGATTGGACCATCGCCTTTTGGAACAATAAGTGATACCACTTTTTGTCCATCTTGAAGACGAATACCGCGAACACCTGTTGCCGTTCTTCCCATTGGACGAAGTGCCAGAAGCTCTTCACCCGTCTCTGGGTCACGCTTAACTTCACCGGTTTCGCTGTCGCGAAGCTTCTCGTTAAAACGAACTACTTTACCCGCGTCAGAGAACAACATGATGTCGTCATCACCGTGGGTAATATCAACACCAATTAGCTCATCACCTTCATTTAGGTTAACAGCGATAATACCGCTTGAACGAGGGCGAGAGTATAGGCTTAGGTCAGTCTTTTTAACTGTACCGTTTGCCGTTGCCATAAGTACAAACTTGCCTTCTTCAAATTCTTTAATAGGAAGAATAGCAGTAATACGTTCGTTTTCTTCAAGCGGTAGAATGTTAACAATTGGGCGTCCGCGCGCATTTCGGCTAGCGAACGGCAATTGATACACTTTCAACCAGTATAAGCGGCCACGGGTTGAGAAGCACAATATGTGATCGTGTGTATTCGCAACAAGAAGCTTTTCGATGAAGTCTTCATCTTTCATCTTAGTTGCAGACTTACCACGACCGCCACGACGCTGTGCTTCGTAGTCTGTAAGCTTCTGGTACTTCACATAACCTTCGCGAGAAAGCGTTACAACAACGTCTTCTTGCTCAATAAGATCTTCAATATCTATATCGTGGCTTGCAGCGGTAATTTCAGTACGACGCTCATCACCAAACTCATCGCGAACTTTTTCAAGTTCTTCTTGAATCACTTCCATCAAACGCTCTGGGCTATTAAGGATGTGAAGAAGTTCTGCGATTAGCTCTAGAAGTTGCTTGTACTCTTCAAGGATCTTCTCGTGCTCAAGACCCGTTAGCTTGTGTAAGCGTAGGTCAAGAATTGCTTGCGCCTGCTGTTCCGTTAGGTAGTACTTGCCGTCGCGGATACCAAATTCCGGCATTAGCCAGTCTGGACGCGCTGCGTCATCGCCTGCGCGCTCAAGCATTTGCGCTACGTCGCCTAAGTCCCAACCTTGTGCAACAAGCGATTTCTTCGCATCTGCAGGGCTCTGCGATGCTTTTATCAACTCAATAATTGGGTCGATATTAGCAAGCGCAATTGCCAAACCTTCAAGGATGTGGGCACGATCACGGGCTTTGCGTAATTCAAATACAGTTCGGCGTGTTACCACTTCCCGGCGGTGAAGAATAAAGGCTTCAAGCGTTTCTTTAAGGTTAAATACTTTAGGCTGACCATTGTCTAGCGCAACCATATTGATACCGAATACCGTTTGAAGCTGGGTATTCGCATATAAATGGTTAAGCAGAACTTCGGCAGATTCGTTACGTTTAACTTCAATAACAATGCGCATGCCGTCTTTATCAGACTCATCACGCAGTGCCGAAACACCTTCAATACGCTTCTCTTTTACCAGTTCAGCGATCTTTTCAATAAGACGTGCTTTGTTAACTTGGTAAGGGATCTCGTTAACAACAATGGTTTCTTTACCGTTGTTGTCTGTTTCAATTTCCGCTTTAGCACGAAGATAGATTTTACCGCGACCGGTGCGGTAAGCATCTTCGATACCTTTAC encodes:
- the aroA gene encoding 3-phosphoshikimate 1-carboxyvinyltransferase; amino-acid sequence: MEQLTLDPIAKVSGEVNVPGSKSLSNRALLLAALAEGETELTNLLDSEDIEHMLNALTKLGVSYRLSEDKTQCVVQGNGGAFEVAEPLELFLGNAGTAMRPLCAALAASNVDTVLTGEPRMEERPIGDLVDALREADADVTYLKNEGYPPLQIKGKTLNGGEMSVDGSVSSQFLTALLMAAPLFSGDVTIRIKGELVSKPYIDITLDTMAKFGVTVENDNYQTFTVSGNAKYVAPGKFMVEGDASSASYFLAAGAIKGGTVRVTGIGQKSIQGDIRFADVLEAMGAKVVWNDEFVEITGAPLKGVNMDMNHIPDAAMTIATTALFAEGPTTLTNIYNWRVKETDRLAAMAAELQKLGAKVEEGHDYIKVWPTDSLKHAEIDTYNDHRIAMCFSLVALSDTPVTINDPGCTRKTFPDYFTRFKTLYSA
- the gyrA gene encoding DNA topoisomerase (ATP-hydrolyzing) subunit A, with product MSDNAKEILPVNIEEELKNSYLDYAMSVIVGRALPDVRDGLKPVHRRVLFAMNELKNDFNKPYKKSARVVGDVIGKYHPHGDSAVYDTIVRMAQPFSLRYMLVDGQGNFGSVDGDSAAAMRYTEVRMAKIAHELLADLDKETVDFVPNYDGTEFIPEVLPTKVPNLLVNGSSGIAVGMATNIPPHNLTEVINGCVALIQDPSITIDDLMTHIPGPDFPTAAMISGRKGIEDAYRTGRGKIYLRAKAEIETDNNGKETIVVNEIPYQVNKARLIEKIAELVKEKRIEGVSALRDESDKDGMRIVIEVKRNESAEVLLNHLYANTQLQTVFGINMVALDNGQPKVFNLKETLEAFILHRREVVTRRTVFELRKARDRAHILEGLAIALANIDPIIELIKASQSPADAKKSLVAQGWDLGDVAQMLERAGDDAARPDWLMPEFGIRDGKYYLTEQQAQAILDLRLHKLTGLEHEKILEEYKQLLELIAELLHILNSPERLMEVIQEELEKVRDEFGDERRTEITAASHDIDIEDLIEQEDVVVTLSREGYVKYQKLTDYEAQRRGGRGKSATKMKDEDFIEKLLVANTHDHILCFSTRGRLYWLKVYQLPFASRNARGRPIVNILPLEENERITAILPIKEFEEGKFVLMATANGTVKKTDLSLYSRPRSSGIIAVNLNEGDELIGVDITHGDDDIMLFSDAGKVVRFNEKLRDSETGEVKRDPETGEELLALRPMGRTATGVRGIRLQDGQKVVSLIVPKGDGPILTATENGFGKRTPLEDYPAKSRATQGVVSIKVSERNGKVVGAVQVDETNEIMLISDQGTLVRTRVGEVSVVGRNTQGVRLIRTVEGEHVVGLQRIEEVAELQELDEDGNPIISEDAPEQAETAVQEQENTAEDGDGSTTEE
- the serC gene encoding 3-phosphoserine/phosphohydroxythreonine transaminase; translated protein: MKEVFNFSAGPAMLPKEVMEKAQSEFTNWRDLGCSVMEVSHRGKDFIEIAAKAEQDLRDLLSVPSNYHVLFTHGGGRGQFAAVPLNLSSAGDTSLHLVSGSWSKGAVSEANKYNNAVVVGDVTEKDGLHYIAKPDVSDIDQSAAYYHFCPNETVDGIAYEWLPESGNVPLVSDMSSTILSQPLDVAKHGVIYAGAQKNIGPSGLSVVIVREDLVGKARKETPSIFDYALAAKSDSMYNTPPTFSWYLAGLVFEWLKDMGGVDAMAKLNAEKSALLYSAIDSSDFYSSKVHPDNRSKMNVPFHLANPDLDKLFLEQSQDAGLLALKGHRSVGGMRASIYNAMPVEGIVALVEFMREFERVNG